In Candidatus Gastranaerophilales bacterium, a single window of DNA contains:
- a CDS encoding TonB C-terminal domain-containing protein — protein sequence MFRCKECGFDYDIKPDYCECGNDEFDEIIENKSINSNLDNKKEPHIYKTKNDATKKNKIHIPSVCIFMFCLLLSAFVLLFAWNPKAVNTSSIKNTKVENNQNIPNIDKIWNSSTPSKMPEKQEKEPSIKQQIEEKPIEIIQQTKEQNINKTIANKQNKMPKQQVKTQKIIQTPVQIKAKPVSTSKINKQELNYYKYSLRNKIASKIDFTNILGDGTCVVSFTLSKAGALQNRRFTLQSDNGMLNDAVYEAVLAVPTYTSPPSAYNNEVLNFTVKFYNGNFEITLI from the coding sequence ATGTTTAGGTGTAAAGAATGTGGCTTTGATTATGATATCAAACCTGATTATTGCGAATGTGGTAATGATGAATTTGATGAAATTATAGAAAACAAATCCATAAATTCGAATTTAGATAATAAAAAAGAACCACATATATATAAAACTAAAAACGACGCCACAAAAAAGAATAAAATTCATATTCCATCTGTTTGTATTTTTATGTTTTGCTTACTTTTATCAGCTTTTGTTCTTCTTTTTGCTTGGAATCCCAAAGCTGTTAATACTTCTTCTATAAAAAATACAAAAGTTGAAAATAATCAAAACATTCCCAACATTGATAAAATATGGAATTCATCTACTCCAAGCAAAATGCCTGAAAAGCAAGAAAAGGAACCCTCAATTAAACAACAAATAGAAGAAAAACCTATTGAGATAATTCAACAAACAAAAGAACAAAATATTAATAAAACGATAGCTAATAAGCAAAATAAAATGCCTAAACAGCAAGTCAAAACGCAAAAAATCATACAAACACCTGTTCAAATAAAAGCCAAACCGGTTTCAACATCAAAAATAAATAAGCAAGAACTTAATTATTACAAGTATTCTTTAAGAAATAAAATTGCATCAAAAATTGATTTTACAAACATTTTAGGAGACGGGACTTGTGTTGTATCATTTACCCTTTCTAAAGCAGGGGCATTGCAAAACAGAAGATTTACTCTTCAATCTGACAATGGAATGTTGAATGATGCTGTTTATGAAGCTGTATTAGCAGTTCCAACATATACTTCTCCTCCATCTGCCTATAACAATGAAGTTCTAAATTTTACCGTAAAATTTTATAATGGAAATTTTGAAATTACATTAATTTAA
- a CDS encoding VWA domain-containing protein: MIKRIFSITFLLIIFSVGACHAAKYKINTSGVIKTNGKIIQTQTNMNPYNVYTPQTYNATKQVAQVQIVNLVMDYSGSMSNCIEKTKSIMSYIIAQIPQTTRVGLRVFGQSQNTSNSTRLLGTIKSIKKENKKYKVIANCNPAGRASGACSATEQVASITTANANSLIAGMNSVRIGTSTPMVYGLDRAINQDFAYLDKTTPKKVILITDGGENCGGDPCAFAKNLIKQRSDVHVDIILVSSDNDEGLACLASTTGGKVYNINNLSNLQSVLTQAITSQPGQIKQSPQNKTQYEFYKD; encoded by the coding sequence ATGATTAAGCGAATATTTAGTATAACTTTTCTGTTAATAATTTTCTCGGTCGGAGCTTGTCATGCCGCAAAGTACAAAATTAACACTTCCGGGGTCATTAAAACGAATGGGAAAATTATACAAACACAAACGAATATGAATCCATATAATGTTTATACCCCACAAACATATAATGCTACAAAACAAGTAGCTCAAGTTCAAATTGTTAATTTAGTTATGGACTATTCTGGAAGTATGTCCAATTGTATTGAAAAAACAAAATCAATTATGTCCTACATAATCGCCCAAATACCTCAAACCACAAGGGTTGGATTAAGAGTATTCGGGCAAAGCCAAAATACCTCAAATTCTACCCGTCTTTTAGGAACAATTAAATCTATAAAAAAAGAAAATAAAAAATACAAAGTTATTGCAAATTGTAATCCAGCAGGAAGAGCATCTGGTGCTTGTTCTGCAACAGAACAAGTAGCATCAATAACAACGGCGAATGCTAACTCGTTAATTGCGGGTATGAATTCAGTGAGGATTGGAACCTCAACACCAATGGTCTACGGTCTTGATAGAGCTATAAATCAAGATTTTGCATATTTAGATAAAACCACCCCCAAAAAGGTTATTTTAATTACTGATGGCGGTGAAAATTGTGGAGGCGATCCTTGTGCATTTGCTAAAAACCTCATAAAACAACGTTCAGATGTTCATGTGGATATAATTCTTGTTTCTTCAGACAATGATGAAGGATTGGCTTGTTTAGCTTCTACTACAGGGGGCAAAGTCTATAACATAAACAACTTGTCTAATCTACAATCTGTATTGACCCAAGCTATAACCTCTCAACCGGGGCAAATAAAACAATCGCCTCAAAATAAGACTCAATATGAATTTTATAAAGATTAA
- a CDS encoding type II secretion system F family protein, with protein sequence MPVYNYIALKNNSEVVKGKIEADDTRQARQQIRQLGYVPTKVYDTASNSSQQQTVNVAKLQSLSLKEKIDFTSTFRTLHKAGLPVVESLIFMENDASSRRIRLLAREIRKQIISGYTFSDTLAHYPQIFGQVYIGLAKAGEDSGEMERSFDRIIELLQKESDIRGRVVSALAYPSFVVVLAHVVVLIMLMFVFPAFKDMFDMMGKELPIFTRICMGAGEFLKDKWFVIPLGLGTLIWSVVYLWKWSVSRKEIDKLMLRIPLLSDLLKFSAFSNFLSVLQVAYEAGIPIVDCLYLSNLTFSNSMMHEAVNQAIKKVQGGAHLSVAMRSAKIFPKMILFMVATGEQSGKLGELMHQSVLYIDQELDRVIDIISKMIEPILLIFIGGIVCFLALSLYLPLFQSYQLA encoded by the coding sequence ATGCCGGTATATAATTACATAGCATTAAAAAATAATAGTGAAGTTGTAAAAGGCAAAATTGAGGCTGATGACACAAGACAAGCACGTCAGCAAATTCGTCAATTAGGTTATGTCCCTACAAAGGTCTACGATACGGCTTCAAACTCGTCTCAACAACAAACAGTCAATGTCGCAAAATTGCAGAGCCTTTCTTTGAAGGAAAAAATTGATTTTACTTCAACTTTTAGAACCTTGCATAAGGCAGGTTTGCCGGTTGTTGAGAGCTTGATTTTTATGGAGAATGATGCTTCAAGCAGAAGAATCAGATTATTAGCTAGAGAAATAAGAAAACAGATTATATCAGGTTATACTTTTTCTGATACGTTGGCTCATTATCCGCAAATATTTGGTCAAGTGTATATAGGTTTGGCGAAAGCCGGTGAAGATTCTGGTGAAATGGAAAGATCCTTCGACAGAATAATTGAATTGTTACAAAAAGAAAGCGATATTAGAGGTAGAGTGGTTTCCGCTTTAGCTTATCCGTCTTTTGTTGTCGTTCTTGCACACGTAGTAGTTCTGATTATGTTGATGTTTGTTTTCCCTGCTTTTAAAGATATGTTTGACATGATGGGAAAAGAACTTCCTATCTTTACCAGAATTTGTATGGGAGCCGGAGAGTTCTTAAAAGATAAATGGTTCGTTATACCTCTTGGCTTGGGTACTTTAATCTGGAGTGTTGTTTATCTCTGGAAATGGTCTGTATCAAGAAAAGAAATTGATAAATTGATGTTGAGGATACCATTGTTATCTGATTTGTTAAAATTTTCAGCTTTTTCAAATTTCTTATCTGTGTTGCAAGTAGCATATGAGGCAGGTATCCCAATTGTGGATTGTTTATATTTGTCTAATTTGACATTTTCCAACTCAATGATGCATGAGGCTGTAAATCAGGCGATAAAAAAGGTTCAAGGCGGTGCTCATTTGTCTGTAGCAATGCGTAGTGCTAAAATATTTCCCAAAATGATTTTGTTTATGGTTGCGACAGGTGAACAATCCGGTAAGCTTGGTGAGTTGATGCATCAGTCAGTATTGTATATTGACCAAGAGTTAGACAGGGTAATTGATATTATATCAAAAATGATTGAACCGATATTGTTAATATTCATTGGTGGTATAGTTTGTTTCTTGGCTTTGTCATTATACTTACCTTTATTCCAATCATACCAACTTGCATAA